TGTGTATTTGTGTCAAAAATGGAATGAAACCTTCTGTATTTCAGCTGGAGCTCTGAGTGCTCACAGGTACTTCCGAGACAATCCATCAGAGCTGTGTTGCATCATTGTGGACAGTGGGTACTCATTTACACACATTGTACCTTACTGCAGaagtaaaaagaagaaagaagcaatCATCAGGTAAACTGTAGTACATATTGCTGgggcagtgccattctggggtggattagaagggctgtggctagtaggtcgagagatgttcttctgcctctgtactctgccctggtgaggccgcaactggagtactgtgttcagttctgggcctcccagttcaagagggacatagaagtgctcgagagtgtccagcacagagccacagagatgattaagggaatggaagcCACAAcgatgatgaagggagtggaacatctctcttaagaggagagactgaaggagctaaggctctgctgcttggagaagaggagcctgagaggtgatcttatcaatatttatcaatatgtgcagggttagtgctaggaggctggagccaggctcttcttggtgatgcttgatgacaggacaaggggcaatggatggaatttgaggcataggaagtttcatgtaaacatgaggagaatttcttttccctgtgagggtgacagaacactggaacaggctgcccagggtagttgtggagtctccctctctgaagatacttaaaacccacctggacatgttcctgtgtgatctggtctaggtgatcctgctctagcagtggggttggactgttGAACTGAATGAGATtttgaggtctgttccagcccctgacattctacaattctatgattctattgcctAGAAAAAATGTTAACTATTCCTGAAGCTAATAATGACAGAATTCCTCTTCCACAGGATAAATGTTGGAGGAAAACTCTTAACTAACCACCTAAAGGAGATCATCTCTTACAGGTAAGGAGTGCTGATCATTGTCTTGAGACCTGGTATGAAATGAGCTAGAACTTTGTGGGGATATTGTTACTGGTTCAGTCAATGTTAGATTAAATGCTGTTTAAAAGAGAAGAGAATTTTTGGCTGTTACAGTGTGCAGTTTGTTATCTTGATATAAGCTCGACACAAATTAAGGTGAATTTTAAGATCTTTGAGGGATTATGCTGTAAAAATGCCAGCACTTCTGAAGTTACTGAGGCTGCTTATGTCTTCCCAATTAGTCAAGACTTCAGGTATTTTGAGAGATGTCTCAGTAGATCATTAGTCAGTTTGCTAAGTGATTCTGTCAATACCACCAATAAAAATCATCAGGACAAATAATTAGAttggttggggctgttcagtctggagaagagaaggtgccaaggagaccttagtgtggctttccagtatctgaagggagcctacaagaaagctggtgagggactttttagcgtgtcaggtagtgataggactgaggagaatgaagcaaaactagaagtgggtagattcagatgggatgttaggaagaagttcttcaccatgagttCATCttcaatactgtgttcagttttgggctccccagtttaagagggatggagatctgctggagagggtccagtggagggctgtgaggatgatgaggagactggagggcatggcttatgaggagaggctgagggacctgaggctttttagtctggagaagagaagactgagaggggatttgataaatgtttataaacatctgagggctgctcaggagcagggggacaggctctgctcactgctccctggggtaggacaaggagcaatgggtgtaagttgcagcaaaagaggttctgcctcagcacaagggggaacttctttactggaagggtcccagagcactggaataagcttcccagagaggttgtggagtcttcttctctggagactttcagggcctgtctggatgtgttcctctgtgatctgtgttagatagtattgtcctgctctggcagggggcttgaactggatgatttccttgggtcccttccaacccctgacatcctgtgatcctggtgATTTTGCCTTCAGAAATTAACACTGCCTAGAACCTAAGATGGAAATAACAAGTAGAaaattccaacccctaacatcctgtaaaccatgagggtggtcagacactggaacaggttgcccagagaggtgatggaggccccatccctggaaccatttaaggccaggctggatgtggctctgagcaaactgatctagtgtgaggtgtccctgcctatagcaggggagttggaagtagatgatccttgcattcccttccaaccctgacaattctgtggttctaaattTACCTAGATAAAGCTTGGAACTTTATCTAGGTAAAGGTCTTTGTTAGTTGGGCTAATTTGCAAGGTTACAGCTACACTTGTTACGAAGACATTGGGCAAATGCAGGGTGGATGTTTGTATCCATTGAATTCTGAAATAGGAAAACACTCAACTCCAGTAGGTCAGGAATGCTTTTGTACATTGAATATGAGTTTTAGATACTGAGACTGTAAGCTTTTTGTGATTTGCAAAGCTGTGGTTGCTCATCTCCAGTGGAAAACTGGACAGATAATGCTAATACTGAATTATTCTTAtactctggttggttggttggttggttttcacAGGCAGCTACATGTTATGGATGAAACACATGTAATTAACCAAGTGAAAGAAGATGTGTGTTACGTTTCTCAAGACTTCTACAAGGACATGGACATTGCCAAGTACGTATACAATGGTCCTAAATGTTAAAGCTGTTAAATGTTAAGTCTCATTGTACTAATAAAGCTATACCCTTAATCAGAAAACATTTTAATGAAGTCAAAGCAAGCTTGACTCATGTTTGTCAGTATAAAAATAGTTGGGATTTAGAATTTATTCTTTATTCTGTTGTATTTTACACTCTTTTAGgctgaaaggagaggagaacacTGTCATGGTAGATTATGTTTTGCCAGACTTCAGCACAATCAAAAAAGGATTTTGTAAGGTAATGATAATAGGAGTTTTGTAGTATTTTTTGGACTGCTCCCCTGCAGAAGTCTAGCAGAGAGGGTAAAAGGAACTTCTTTTATTTCAAAGCTGTATCATGCTATGTTTTCTGTAATGTTTTCCCTAGACACTTGAGATGAAAATCAAGCACTGTTTTTCCAGCAGAGCGTTTTGTGGTCTGTTATTTAATATTTGTAGGTTTTTTTAGCTTGTGCTCTGTCACACAGTCTATCCATATCATTATTGTTGAGGCTGTTTTAAAGTTAAGTGGGAAAATGTTTTctccaagtctctctgaattTCATTTGAATACCCTAATATGTCAAAGGTTCCATGTTATAGAAGAGCTTGAAAGGTCTTCACACCAGTGAAGACAATTGAACAGTTTCATCTCCTTTACTGTGTTACCCGTAGTTTTAAAAGCTGCCCCAACATTTTGAGGCCACTCTGCTACCTGTTATATTTTGGTTTAGCCAAACTTACAGTTGATAAAAGCAGAGTCACTGCAGATTTAATACCACAGGATGTACTGTTATTAAAAGATTTATTGATAATACAATTTACTGTAGAATATATTGCCTCCTGTACTACATAAAAAAGAGGAGCTGAATATTCTCAGGATGTCATTTCCTTTCTTAAGCATTGGCTATTATTCATGTCTTTAATATAGCCAAGGGAGGAGATGGTTTTAAGTGGAAAATACAAGACTGGTGAACAAATACTTCGCCTAACAAATGAAAGATTCGCCGTTCCAGAAATTCTCTTccatccttcagatattggcATTCAAGAGATGGGAATTCCTGAAGCCATTGTTTATTCTATTCAGAATTTGCCTGAAGGTATAACCTAAAAGGAATTTGGAAAAGTGTGGGTGTGatggggtttgttggtttttggtttttccttgctggtttggttttgggtggttttttagGACTCTCAATATGTCAATGATTAAGTTGTGAACTTCTGTGTCATATACTCTAGGACAGATTGTCTACAAGATTCTCTGTTGGGCAAGCACAGATTTGTGGTGATTCATCAATTGCTTTCTGCTCTTGTTTCACTTAATTCTCCTTCACATCCTTTTGTGACATGACCTGTCTGTCTTTGATGCTGGCGATGGAATATACTTGAAATCAGTTTTAGTTCTATTTTAAAATGCAACTCTTTGAAAATACTTTTCATGTAAAAAATTAAACTGACCCAACTCAgtaatcaatcatagaatcaaccaggttggaagagacctccaagatcatccaggccaacctagcacccagccctatccagtcaactagaccatggcactaagtgcctcatccagtcttttcttgaagacccccagggacggtgcctccaccacctccctgggcagccagtaaTTTAAGCACTGAAGTTATAAAACCTTTCTGACTGCTGTTTGTCAGAAATAAACCCAAAGCTTCCATTTGATAGGTGCTGTACATGTAATTAATGTTACTCCAAAGAAAACTTCAGTGGGTTTTATGATTTCACATCAATACTTCTGTGGCATTGAGGCTATTATTTTGTACTCTTTAAAACTGTGTAATTTAAAATCCCTTTTGAAAAGGGAATTGTGTTGGCAGATATGAAACTTAATAGACAGTGTAACAgtagatatcatagaatcaaacaggttggaaaagacctccaagatcatccaggccagcctagcacccagccctagccaatcaaccagaccatggcactaagtgcctcagccaggctttgcttcaacacctccagggatggtgactccaccacctccctgggcagcccattccaatgccaatcactctctctgggaagaacttcttcctaacattcagcctgggCCTCCCCAtggacaacttgagactgtgtccccttgttctgttgctggttcaaAGCCAAATTCTCAAACTGACAAAGAACAGAGAGTGGTTAATCACTTTCTTGTCTTTCTCAGTAAAACTATAATGGGTCTGATCATTTGATGGTCATGAAATTCttctttacatttttttttctgttcaaatTCATAAcaaaactgggggaaaaaaccttCACTCTGTAACTACAGATTTACTTCTTTTTCCAGAAATGCAGCCTCATTTCTTCAAGAACATAGTTCTGACTGGAGGAAACACCCTTTTTCCAGGCTTCAGAGATCGAGTTTATTCTGAAGTTCGCTGTCTTACTCCAACTGATTATGATGTTTCTGTTGTTCTTCCTGAAAAGTAAGTCCTAAACTGCACACAACAAACTTTATCCTTCTAGCAGAACAAACCATAAAATTAgatttctgttgctgattggCAAAGGGATTAAATTTAAACTGTACCCAAAGACTATTTTAAACCACTGTATTTTCAGACAAACCTAATTAGAGAGCACCTGCTTGCCCTGTGCTTTGACTGATGAAGTTAAGCAAGTTAAgtggccttattgtggcctttcagtatctgaagggggcctacaaaaatgctggggagggacttttcaggatatcaggaagtgacaggactagggggaatggagcaaagctggaggtggggagattcagacagaatgtgagggagaagttgttcatcatgagagtgctgagagcctggaacagcttgcccagggaggtgggtgaggcttcatccctggaggtgtttaaggccaggctggatgaggctctggccagcctgatctagggtagggtttccctgcctatggcagggaggttggaactagacgatccttgtggtgccttccaaccctgactgattcaatgtcttctcagtcttcttaTTGCAAACAAATAAGGCTGAATTGTCATGAAGTGGATTCATTTTAGATTACAGTTTTGTATTTTAAATAAGGAGTTTTTACTACCATatcaacactggaacaggctg
The sequence above is drawn from the Pogoniulus pusillus isolate bPogPus1 chromosome 15, bPogPus1.pri, whole genome shotgun sequence genome and encodes:
- the ACTR6 gene encoding actin-related protein 6, whose product is MATLVLDNGAYNAKIGYSHANVSVIPNCQFRSKTARLKTFTANQLDEIKDPSGLFYILPFQKGYLVNWDVQRQVWDYLFGKEMYQVDFVDTNIIITEPYFNFTSIQESMNEILFEEYQFQAVLRVNAGALSAHRYFRDNPSELCCIIVDSGYSFTHIVPYCRSKKKKEAIIRINVGGKLLTNHLKEIISYRQLHVMDETHVINQVKEDVCYVSQDFYKDMDIAKLKGEENTVMVDYVLPDFSTIKKGFCKPREEMVLSGKYKTGEQILRLTNERFAVPEILFHPSDIGIQEMGIPEAIVYSIQNLPEEMQPHFFKNIVLTGGNTLFPGFRDRVYSEVRCLTPTDYDVSVVLPENPITYSWEGGKLISENDDFEDMIVTREDYEEHGHNICEEKFDI